One segment of Gopherus flavomarginatus isolate rGopFla2 chromosome 8, rGopFla2.mat.asm, whole genome shotgun sequence DNA contains the following:
- the LOC127056800 gene encoding zinc finger and SCAN domain-containing protein 20-like: MPPRPRRAPAWNSSELQDLISVWGEEAVQAQLRSSRRNYDTYGQISQSLLRRGHERDALQCRVKIKELRSAYCKAREGNRCSGATPTTCRFYKELDAILGCDPTANPRSTMESSEQGEVGGGVEEAESQATVVEGDTPESQEACSQELFSSQEEASQSQQLEVAGEEEAEDRAWVTLTNAAGSPASRRLQNLRKNPRKSKEELIKAVMNQYNRESRKTQEWREKMYEWRQIESRRKELATKKTSKHMISLLACQTDSFESLVAMQADLYRGNPHPSQSSLSCSPVFAQNTFLQQPVSYYPQLPPTPVRSPTSPDNYNSYPVHSTPITLQHSNPEVQQTLNSNPNRTYSNL; this comes from the exons atgcctccacgccccagacgagccccagcatggaacagttccgagctgcaggacctcatcagtgtttggggtgaggaagctgtgcaagcacagctgcgctccagccggagaaattatgatacctatgggcagatatcacagtccttgctgagaaggggccatgaacgggatgcgttgcagtgcagggtaaaaattaaggagctgcgcagtgcttactgcaaagcccgtgagggaaatcgctgctcaggagctacccccacaacctgccgtttttacaaggagctggatgccatacttgggtgtgaccccactgccaatcctaggagcacgatggagagttcagagcagggagaagtgggggggggtgtagaggaagccgagagtcaggctactgtggtggagggagacaccccggagtcccaggaggcatgcagccaggagctcttctcaagccaggaggaggctagccagtcacagcagctggaagttgctggtgaggaagaagcagaggaTCGTGCttggg tgaccttgactaatgcagccggatcaccggcctcacgtcggttgcagaacttgagaaaaaatccacgaaaatcaaaagaggagttgatcaaagcagttatgaatcagtacaacagagaaagtaggaagacacaggaatggagagagaaaatgtatgagtggaggcaaatagaaagcaggagaaaggaattggctaccaaaaaaacctcaaagcacatgataagcctcctggcttgccaaactgactctttcgagtctcttgtagccatgcaggcagatctgtaccgtggtaacccacacccctcccaaagctctctttcttgttccccagtatttgcacaaaacacctttctccagcagccagtttcttattacccccagctgcccccaacacctgtacgatcacctaccagccctgataactacaattcttaccctgtgcactccacccccattactctgcagcatagtaatcctgaagtgcagcagacattgaacagtaatccaaacaggacatattcaaacctctga